Proteins from one Desulforhopalus sp. genomic window:
- a CDS encoding recombinase: MEKEIQETSTEKKRFTKEEILERKISMVKERGTRVMKINSPMGSIMFNVLRQFDQAYAHFKGQLGEPGGISHEKGAALMDEARKITMAFSEFTGQLSKQVRFKYYVPQELQEMRQVTNRKKDELSTK, translated from the coding sequence TTGGAGAAAGAAATTCAGGAAACGTCGACTGAAAAAAAGAGATTTACCAAGGAAGAAATTCTGGAGAGAAAAATCTCCATGGTCAAGGAGCGTGGCACAAGAGTCATGAAAATCAACTCACCAATGGGCAGCATCATGTTCAATGTCCTGCGGCAATTCGACCAGGCGTATGCTCATTTCAAGGGACAATTGGGAGAGCCAGGGGGGATTTCCCATGAAAAAGGAGCTGCCCTCATGGATGAGGCGCGGAAGATAACCATGGCCTTCTCTGAGTTCACTGGCCAGTTGAGCAAGCAGGTCAGATTCAAGTATTATGTGCCTCAGGAGCTACAGGAGATGCGGCAAGTTACAAACAGAAAGAAAGATGAACTCTCGACAAAGTGA
- a CDS encoding FixH family protein, with amino-acid sequence MQQVKTAAFLVILVLLSGVAMAGEYQVSKKVDGFDVVVTLDKNPPVAGKNVMTIAVKDDAGKPVSDIKVRVDYTMPAMPGMPAMNYKTDASPNGQSFTAPIDFSMSGAWNVAVKILREGKTSTVKFNVDAR; translated from the coding sequence ATGCAACAAGTAAAGACAGCGGCATTTTTGGTAATCTTGGTTTTATTGAGCGGTGTCGCCATGGCCGGCGAGTATCAGGTGAGCAAAAAGGTGGATGGTTTCGACGTGGTGGTGACACTCGATAAGAACCCTCCAGTCGCCGGTAAGAACGTGATGACCATCGCCGTTAAAGACGATGCCGGCAAGCCGGTTTCCGATATCAAGGTACGGGTAGACTACACCATGCCGGCCATGCCGGGGATGCCAGCGATGAACTATAAGACCGATGCCTCGCCAAACGGCCAGTCTTTTACCGCCCCCATCGATTTTTCTATGTCCGGTGCCTGGAATGTGGCGGTGAAAATCCTGCGCGAGGGCAAGACCTCGACGGTGAAATTCAATGTCGATGCGCGCTAG
- a CDS encoding TolC family protein: protein MSMRARGGAGMPALPVVSGGLIRFLVAAVLFPTLIGTGAAAETTLRLQDLLDEALRNSPEIQMFAAGATAAGHRVPQASSLTDPMVMIGYQNEGFNTLSYPEMPDSQFMLSVSQMLPYPGKLALKGEMAEKEAEGQQATVAVSRLNIALRIEELYYDLFFSYINLDVIHDKTALFSRIEDAASARYGSGMGILQEVVMAQTEKYMLLEKEEMFRQRIAAIEAMLCSAVGRKQCDASFGVPEKPEAKQLLWTTEEALTRALEKSPVIKAKERMVAVAEAKVKMAEKEFYPDFTVTGTVAEKGSEFEDMWSITTTVNVPIYFETRQKPALFEARAKLAEAGHDLAATKLMLAATIRDNYTMAHSAEKLMALYKDGLIPKTYQDFDLAMSGYVSGKTEALTVINRLKSLIDFELLYWARFTERGKAMVRIEAAAGGVEE from the coding sequence ATGTCGATGCGCGCTAGGGGCGGGGCAGGAATGCCCGCCTTGCCTGTGGTGTCGGGTGGGTTGATCCGGTTCCTGGTAGCGGCGGTGTTGTTTCCGACCCTAATCGGAACCGGCGCGGCCGCCGAGACCACCCTGCGACTGCAGGACCTCCTGGACGAGGCCCTGCGCAACAGCCCAGAAATCCAGATGTTCGCGGCGGGCGCTACGGCTGCGGGGCACCGGGTGCCGCAGGCCTCCAGCCTGACCGACCCGATGGTCATGATAGGGTACCAGAATGAAGGCTTCAATACTCTCAGTTACCCCGAGATGCCTGATTCGCAATTTATGCTGTCCGTCTCGCAGATGCTGCCCTATCCTGGCAAACTGGCGCTGAAGGGGGAAATGGCGGAGAAGGAGGCTGAGGGGCAGCAGGCCACAGTCGCCGTAAGCCGTCTGAATATCGCTCTACGAATCGAGGAGTTGTATTACGACCTGTTCTTTTCGTACATCAATCTCGATGTGATCCATGATAAGACCGCGCTTTTCTCGAGGATCGAGGACGCCGCCTCCGCCCGTTACGGCTCGGGAATGGGTATACTGCAGGAAGTGGTGATGGCGCAAACGGAAAAATATATGCTCCTGGAAAAGGAAGAGATGTTTCGGCAGCGAATCGCCGCTATTGAAGCGATGCTGTGCAGCGCTGTCGGCAGGAAGCAGTGCGACGCCTCCTTCGGGGTGCCGGAAAAGCCCGAGGCCAAGCAGCTTCTCTGGACGACTGAAGAGGCTTTAACCCGCGCCTTGGAAAAATCGCCGGTAATCAAGGCGAAAGAGCGGATGGTCGCGGTCGCCGAGGCCAAGGTGAAGATGGCCGAGAAGGAGTTTTATCCCGACTTCACCGTCACTGGGACTGTTGCCGAGAAGGGCTCGGAGTTCGAAGATATGTGGAGTATCACCACTACCGTCAATGTGCCGATCTATTTTGAAACCCGGCAGAAACCTGCGCTTTTCGAGGCCAGGGCCAAACTTGCCGAGGCCGGTCACGACCTGGCTGCGACCAAGCTTATGCTCGCGGCAACCATCCGGGATAATTACACGATGGCGCACAGCGCCGAGAAGCTCATGGCTCTCTATAAGGACGGACTGATCCCGAAGACCTATCAGGATTTCGATCTGGCGATGAGCGGCTATGTCAGCGGCAAAACGGAGGCACTCACGGTGATCAACAGACTGAAATCGCTTATTGATTTCGAACTTCTCTATTGGGCGAGGTTCACCGAACGGGGCAAGGCGATGGTCAGAATAGAGGCGGCGGCAGGGGGAGTTGAGGAGTGA
- a CDS encoding efflux RND transporter periplasmic adaptor subunit produces the protein MKKLSCSTFLLIVIAGIAGAAALTQVPYRQWFGSSPLPVPGPAIAQAAAPPSSHAGHGEVLPAPPPKPKTATPAAADEFGEDAATIEIPADKQKLIGVRSVVAEVVPLHRNIRTIGRIEYDERGLTTINTKIEGWIEKLHVNYTGDYVKKGAPIAEIYSPELYATQQEFLNVLGWTGKKPAGNAPSKLYYNKEADFPDLLARDAAAMLKAARQRLKLWDITDSQIDKIEKTGTPIRTLTVYSPASGYVVQKTAIQGTRVMAGEKLLDIVDLAKIWVVADIYERDMPFVKIGQKATINLSYFSEKKFESTIEYLYPLLAGETRTMKARFTIDNPQGELKPQMFTDVEIFIDLGKKLALPEATVINTGNRRMVYLDKGDGVFEPREVTTGIRAEGLIEITAGVEPGEKVASQANFLIDSEARLKGVVQ, from the coding sequence ATGAAGAAGCTATCATGCAGTACTTTTCTACTCATTGTTATCGCCGGAATTGCCGGTGCTGCCGCCCTTACACAGGTACCGTACCGGCAATGGTTTGGTTCCTCCCCACTACCAGTCCCTGGCCCTGCCATCGCCCAGGCGGCGGCTCCTCCGAGCAGCCATGCCGGTCATGGCGAAGTCCTGCCGGCTCCACCACCGAAACCGAAAACCGCCACTCCCGCCGCGGCCGATGAGTTTGGCGAGGATGCGGCAACCATCGAGATTCCTGCCGACAAACAGAAACTCATCGGCGTACGGTCGGTAGTCGCGGAAGTGGTCCCGCTGCATCGGAATATCCGCACCATCGGCCGAATCGAATATGACGAACGCGGCCTTACCACCATCAATACCAAGATCGAGGGTTGGATAGAAAAGCTCCACGTCAACTACACCGGCGACTATGTAAAAAAAGGCGCGCCGATCGCCGAGATCTACAGCCCCGAGCTGTATGCCACCCAACAGGAGTTCCTCAATGTGCTCGGCTGGACCGGTAAAAAGCCTGCCGGCAACGCGCCCAGCAAACTGTACTACAACAAGGAGGCGGATTTTCCCGACCTGCTTGCCCGCGATGCCGCGGCGATGCTTAAGGCCGCCAGGCAGCGCCTGAAACTCTGGGACATCACCGATAGCCAGATCGACAAGATCGAGAAAACCGGCACGCCGATCCGGACGCTTACCGTCTACAGCCCTGCCAGCGGCTATGTGGTCCAGAAGACGGCAATCCAGGGCACACGGGTGATGGCCGGTGAAAAGCTCCTCGATATCGTCGATCTCGCAAAAATCTGGGTGGTTGCCGATATTTATGAGAGAGATATGCCCTTCGTCAAGATCGGCCAGAAGGCGACGATCAACCTCAGCTACTTTTCCGAGAAAAAATTCGAATCGACCATCGAATACCTCTACCCGCTCCTCGCCGGTGAAACCCGGACGATGAAGGCGCGGTTTACCATTGACAACCCGCAAGGAGAATTGAAGCCGCAGATGTTCACCGATGTCGAGATTTTCATCGACCTCGGCAAGAAACTTGCCTTGCCCGAGGCGACGGTGATCAATACCGGTAACCGCCGGATGGTCTACCTTGACAAGGGTGACGGGGTTTTCGAGCCGCGTGAGGTGACCACCGGGATTCGCGCCGAGGGTCTCATTGAAATTACCGCAGGCGTCGAACCGGGCGAGAAGGTTGCCTCCCAGGCCAATTTCCTCATCGATTCCGAGGCGCGCTTAAAGGGTGTGGTGCAGTGA
- a CDS encoding CusA/CzcA family heavy metal efflux RND transporter, with protein MIGKIIEFSARNRFLIFLAVFFLTVWGGWSLLRTPLDAIPDLSETQVIIYTEWMGRAPDLVEDQITYPITSTLLAAPKVQVVRGFSFQGSSFIYAIFEEGTDIYWARSRILEYLQAVRSKLPADVNPVLGPDATSVGWGFSYALVDETGQHNLAELRSLQDWNIKLALESVQGVAQVASIGGFVKQYQVTVDPNRLLAYNIPIAKVMEAIRKNNQDVEGRVIEFSGIEYMIRGRGYIKEIGDIEAIAVGTDGAGTPILISDIGEVRLGPEIRRGLVELDGKGEVAGGIVVIRFGENVLSVIERVKEKIEKDIAPSLPKGVKMVTTYDRSDLINRSIDTLKEEIVRLSIAVSVVCVIFLFHLPSALVVILTLPLAIVMSFICMYYLGVTSNIMSLSGIAIAIGAMVDASIIMVENTHKKLEEWVQEGRPGQRIDVVIEAAKEVGPSLFFSLLVITVGFLPVFTLQAQAGRLFKPLAYTKTFAMLFASFLAVTMTPVLMTMFIHEKVPVLSRIPLIKYLFTIFPEERHPVSMLLHWLYEPVARFALRFKWLVIILALAIMGATVIPFKKLGSEFMPPLYEGTLFYMPVTVPAASISEVTKLLQLQDRLLKQIPEVAQVFGKAGRADTATDPAPLEMFETVITLKPESEWRPGMTVESLKNEMNEILTIPGVANSFTMPIKARMDMLATGIRTPVGIKVMGPKLEEVERIGLEIEHHLRDVPGTRSAYAERVTTGYFLDITVKRQAIARYGLSVEAVNEVIQTAIGGMNLTVTVEGRERYPVNIRYARDFRSDLNSLSNILVPVSMGGGASAAAPGMAGATSPIRFTGAAPLLKVPLGELADIRVVKGPTAIKSEEGMLTSYVFIDFSGRDVGGYVKEAKERVASLKIPEGYRLEWSGEYEYMVKTAERLKLVIPLTLLIIFVLIYLNTKSTIKTMIVLLAVPFSLVGSFWFLHLLGYNMSIAVWVGIIALAGLDAETGVIMLLYLELAHDKWQKEGRLKSIPDLKEAIMFGAVKRIRPKIMTVCVILAGLIPIMFSHGTGSDVMKRIAAPMVGGVVTSTILELIIYPAIYLIWKGWGLRGRAEGSE; from the coding sequence ATGATCGGAAAAATCATCGAATTCAGTGCCCGTAACCGTTTTCTCATCTTCCTTGCGGTCTTCTTCCTCACCGTCTGGGGCGGCTGGTCGCTGCTGCGCACCCCGCTCGACGCCATCCCCGATCTGAGCGAAACGCAGGTGATCATTTACACCGAGTGGATGGGTCGGGCCCCCGACCTGGTCGAGGATCAGATCACCTATCCGATCACCTCGACCCTGCTCGCTGCCCCCAAGGTCCAGGTAGTGCGCGGTTTTTCCTTCCAGGGCAGCTCCTTCATCTATGCAATTTTCGAGGAAGGGACCGATATCTACTGGGCGCGCAGCCGGATTCTTGAATATCTTCAGGCGGTTCGGAGCAAGCTGCCGGCCGATGTCAATCCGGTGCTCGGCCCCGATGCGACAAGCGTCGGCTGGGGATTTTCCTATGCCCTGGTGGACGAGACCGGCCAGCACAATCTTGCCGAATTGCGCTCGCTGCAGGACTGGAACATCAAACTGGCTCTTGAGAGTGTGCAGGGGGTGGCGCAGGTGGCCTCCATCGGCGGCTTCGTCAAGCAATACCAGGTGACCGTCGACCCAAACCGGCTGCTCGCCTACAATATCCCCATAGCAAAGGTAATGGAGGCGATCCGGAAGAACAATCAGGATGTCGAGGGTAGGGTGATCGAATTCTCAGGCATCGAATATATGATCCGTGGTCGCGGTTACATCAAAGAGATTGGGGACATTGAGGCGATTGCCGTCGGCACTGACGGTGCCGGCACCCCCATCTTGATTAGCGATATCGGTGAGGTCCGGCTAGGTCCGGAGATCCGTCGGGGGTTGGTTGAGCTTGACGGCAAGGGTGAGGTGGCGGGCGGGATCGTGGTCATTCGCTTTGGCGAGAACGTCCTCTCGGTCATCGAGCGGGTGAAGGAAAAGATCGAGAAAGATATTGCCCCGTCCCTGCCGAAGGGTGTGAAGATGGTCACCACCTATGACCGTTCCGATCTCATCAATCGATCAATCGATACCCTGAAGGAGGAGATCGTCCGGTTGTCGATTGCCGTCAGTGTCGTCTGTGTGATCTTTCTCTTCCATCTGCCGAGCGCCCTGGTGGTGATCCTCACCCTGCCGCTGGCCATCGTCATGTCGTTCATTTGCATGTACTATTTGGGGGTTACTTCGAATATCATGAGTCTTTCCGGCATTGCCATTGCCATCGGGGCGATGGTCGATGCCTCGATTATCATGGTGGAGAACACCCACAAGAAACTGGAGGAATGGGTGCAGGAGGGGCGACCCGGCCAGCGGATCGATGTGGTCATCGAGGCGGCCAAGGAGGTCGGGCCATCGCTGTTTTTCTCGCTGTTGGTCATCACCGTTGGTTTTCTGCCGGTCTTTACTCTTCAGGCCCAGGCCGGTCGCCTCTTTAAGCCCTTGGCCTATACCAAGACCTTTGCCATGCTTTTTGCCTCCTTCCTTGCTGTCACCATGACCCCGGTGCTGATGACCATGTTCATCCACGAGAAGGTGCCGGTGCTGAGTAGGATCCCACTGATCAAATATCTGTTCACAATCTTTCCCGAAGAGCGCCATCCGGTCAGTATGCTTCTCCACTGGCTATATGAACCGGTGGCGCGCTTTGCCCTGCGCTTTAAGTGGCTGGTGATTATCCTTGCCCTGGCAATCATGGGGGCGACCGTCATTCCTTTTAAAAAATTGGGTTCCGAGTTCATGCCGCCCCTCTACGAAGGGACGCTGTTCTACATGCCGGTGACCGTACCCGCCGCCTCGATCTCCGAGGTGACCAAGCTTTTACAACTGCAGGATAGGTTGCTCAAGCAGATCCCGGAGGTGGCGCAGGTCTTCGGCAAGGCCGGCAGGGCCGATACCGCCACCGATCCGGCACCGCTGGAGATGTTCGAAACGGTCATTACCCTGAAGCCCGAATCCGAATGGCGACCGGGCATGACTGTCGAGTCCTTGAAGAACGAGATGAACGAGATCCTCACAATCCCCGGGGTAGCCAACTCCTTTACCATGCCGATCAAGGCGCGGATGGACATGCTTGCCACCGGCATTCGTACGCCGGTGGGTATTAAAGTCATGGGTCCTAAGTTAGAGGAGGTGGAACGGATCGGCCTGGAGATCGAGCACCATCTGCGCGACGTGCCGGGCACAAGAAGCGCCTATGCCGAACGGGTGACCACCGGCTATTTCCTTGACATTACCGTCAAGCGCCAGGCGATCGCCCGCTACGGCCTGAGCGTCGAGGCGGTGAACGAGGTGATCCAGACCGCCATCGGCGGCATGAATCTCACCGTTACCGTCGAGGGACGGGAACGCTATCCGGTAAATATCCGCTATGCCCGCGATTTCAGGAGTGACCTGAATAGCCTCAGTAATATTCTTGTGCCGGTGTCGATGGGCGGCGGCGCATCCGCGGCCGCGCCTGGGATGGCGGGCGCTACCAGCCCGATCAGGTTTACCGGGGCGGCGCCGCTCTTGAAGGTTCCCTTGGGCGAGCTTGCCGATATCCGGGTGGTGAAAGGACCGACGGCAATCAAGAGCGAAGAGGGGATGCTCACCTCCTATGTCTTTATCGATTTCTCCGGTCGCGACGTCGGTGGCTATGTCAAGGAGGCGAAAGAGCGGGTGGCATCGCTAAAGATTCCGGAAGGCTACCGGCTGGAGTGGAGCGGTGAGTACGAATACATGGTAAAGACTGCTGAGCGGCTGAAGCTGGTGATCCCGCTCACTCTGCTCATCATCTTTGTGCTCATTTATCTGAACACCAAATCGACGATCAAGACGATGATCGTTCTCCTGGCAGTGCCCTTTTCCCTGGTCGGTTCCTTCTGGTTCCTCCATCTACTGGGCTATAACATGAGCATCGCCGTGTGGGTGGGAATCATCGCCCTGGCCGGCCTCGATGCCGAAACTGGCGTCATCATGCTCCTTTATCTGGAACTGGCCCACGACAAGTGGCAAAAAGAGGGGAGATTGAAATCGATACCCGATCTCAAGGAGGCGATCATGTTCGGCGCTGTCAAGCGTATTCGCCCGAAGATCATGACGGTCTGCGTCATCCTCGCCGGCCTCATCCCGATCATGTTCAGCCACGGCACCGGTTCGGATGTGATGAAGCGCATCGCCGCACCGATGGTCGGCGGGGTGGTGACTTCGACCATCCTTGAACTGATTATTTATCCGGCGATTTATTTGATCTGGAAAGGGTGGGGGTTGCGTGGCCGTGCCGAAGGATCCGAGTAA
- a CDS encoding cation-translocating P-type ATPase has translation MKTANLIKPTEGLEGQLCQGPCCAGVGEKTPIVSCDSQDPANVEGLFDINKIGNSLASQKRGTCDISGQSPQSSLTDGRKTAEHLATIREGLQKSVFRISGMDCGDCAAKLERRLAALPGVRSAAVNFGAGKLTVEHNTTDSILIQTVKQAGYGATKDGVTRQPTPETVWWKNARTLATAASGIMLAIATILDWSGMTGGIVTWLYALTAITGGFHTAKSGLYGLRSLSLDMNFLMTVAIIGAAAIGEWSEGAAVAFLFSFGNTLQAYTMDKTRQSIRSLMELAPPVAWVRRDHEEKRLPVEEIVVGDIVIVKPGERIAMDGIVHSGISAVNQATITGESIPVEKATGDTVYAGTVNEHGALEISVTKTADNSTLAKISHLVEEAQAQKAPSQQFVDVFAKYYTPIVLVLAAGIMVVPWLLFQQPFAQWFYNGLVLLVISCPCALVISTPVAIVSAIGNASRRGVLIKGGAYLEVMGSINAIAFDKTGTLTQGKPVVTDIVVTNGYSETDFLAMAAGIEKWSEHPLARAIVEKTKGLGLKTAVQFKALVGRGAQAEIDGQMIYIGNVRLFEDLGYDLTAHEETLVELEQQGKTVMLMGAGNLILGMIAVADTLRENSREAIQALHAAGMKHIAMLTGDNDRVAGAIAKKLDLDTYYSGLMPEDKVTTVKKIASDYGKIVMVGDGVNDAPALAAATLGVAMGVAGSDVALETADVALMTDDLGKLAYLIKLSHKTVAIIKQNIVFALAIKVIFLLLLALGMGNLWLAVLADMGASLLVTMNGMRLMRRLQ, from the coding sequence ATGAAAACAGCGAACTTAATCAAACCCACAGAAGGATTGGAAGGACAACTTTGCCAGGGTCCTTGTTGTGCAGGTGTTGGTGAAAAAACCCCGATTGTAAGTTGCGATAGTCAAGACCCTGCAAATGTTGAAGGTCTTTTTGATATAAACAAAATCGGCAATTCCCTCGCTTCACAAAAAAGAGGTACCTGTGATATCTCGGGTCAGTCGCCGCAATCATCACTGACGGATGGCCGGAAAACCGCAGAGCACCTTGCTACTATCCGGGAAGGGTTACAGAAATCAGTTTTTCGCATTTCCGGCATGGACTGTGGCGATTGCGCGGCAAAACTTGAAAGAAGACTTGCTGCTCTCCCGGGGGTGAGATCGGCAGCTGTTAACTTTGGTGCCGGCAAGTTGACGGTCGAGCACAACACAACCGATTCGATCCTCATACAAACGGTGAAACAAGCCGGATATGGGGCAACAAAAGATGGAGTTACTCGTCAGCCAACGCCGGAAACTGTCTGGTGGAAAAACGCCAGGACCCTGGCTACTGCAGCCTCCGGAATAATGCTGGCCATTGCGACCATTCTCGATTGGTCGGGGATGACAGGGGGGATTGTTACCTGGCTGTATGCTCTCACAGCCATTACCGGTGGATTTCATACAGCAAAAAGTGGCTTGTACGGCCTCCGTTCTTTATCGCTCGACATGAATTTTCTGATGACTGTCGCCATAATCGGGGCAGCGGCCATTGGCGAATGGAGCGAGGGTGCTGCGGTTGCTTTTCTGTTTTCTTTCGGCAACACCTTACAGGCCTACACCATGGATAAAACGCGCCAATCCATCCGGTCGCTCATGGAACTTGCTCCACCGGTCGCTTGGGTGCGAAGGGATCACGAGGAAAAACGTTTGCCCGTTGAGGAAATCGTGGTGGGTGATATCGTCATAGTCAAGCCTGGCGAGCGCATCGCTATGGATGGCATTGTCCATAGTGGGATTTCGGCGGTCAATCAAGCTACTATCACCGGTGAATCGATTCCTGTTGAAAAAGCAACAGGCGATACAGTGTATGCCGGGACAGTTAACGAGCACGGTGCCCTGGAGATCAGTGTAACGAAGACTGCCGACAATTCGACTCTGGCCAAGATCTCCCACCTCGTCGAGGAAGCCCAGGCACAGAAGGCCCCCTCGCAGCAGTTTGTCGATGTATTTGCCAAGTATTACACGCCGATTGTCCTTGTTTTGGCTGCTGGAATTATGGTGGTGCCATGGCTGCTCTTCCAACAGCCTTTCGCCCAATGGTTTTATAATGGTTTGGTATTGCTGGTTATCTCCTGTCCTTGTGCGCTGGTGATTTCCACCCCGGTCGCCATCGTCTCGGCTATCGGCAATGCCTCCAGGCGCGGTGTTCTCATCAAAGGCGGCGCATATTTGGAGGTGATGGGCTCTATCAATGCCATTGCCTTTGACAAAACCGGAACCTTAACCCAAGGCAAACCGGTGGTTACCGATATTGTGGTTACCAATGGGTATTCTGAAACCGATTTTTTAGCAATGGCCGCGGGCATTGAAAAATGGTCCGAGCATCCTTTAGCCCGTGCCATTGTTGAGAAGACCAAAGGGCTTGGCCTAAAGACTGCGGTTCAGTTCAAAGCCTTGGTGGGACGTGGGGCGCAGGCGGAGATCGATGGGCAAATGATATACATCGGTAATGTCCGGTTATTTGAAGACCTCGGTTATGATTTGACCGCACATGAGGAAACCCTGGTCGAACTCGAACAGCAAGGCAAGACGGTTATGTTAATGGGAGCAGGAAACCTCATCCTCGGCATGATTGCCGTAGCCGACACCTTGCGGGAAAACAGCAGGGAAGCGATACAAGCACTGCATGCAGCCGGCATGAAGCACATAGCCATGCTCACCGGCGATAACGATCGAGTAGCCGGGGCAATTGCCAAGAAACTTGATCTTGATACCTACTACAGCGGTCTGATGCCTGAGGACAAGGTGACAACAGTAAAGAAAATAGCCAGTGACTACGGAAAGATAGTTATGGTCGGAGATGGTGTCAACGATGCCCCCGCCCTGGCGGCAGCGACGTTAGGCGTGGCCATGGGGGTAGCCGGATCGGATGTGGCGCTGGAAACGGCGGATGTGGCCTTAATGACCGATGACCTTGGCAAACTGGCCTATCTCATCAAATTGAGCCATAAGACTGTGGCGATCATTAAACAGAATATAGTTTTCGCCCTTGCGATCAAGGTCATCTTCCTGTTGTTGCTTGCTCTTGGAATGGGAAATTTGTGGCTTGCCGTCTTGGCCGATATGGGCGCATCGCTTCTGGTAACAATGAATGGCATGCGGCTGATGCGACGTTTACAGTGA
- a CDS encoding metalloregulator ArsR/SmtB family transcription factor encodes MIQLHYDTDVCEGLCEHDQVVCMAKAEMLLDEDARQIAETFKILGDPTRIKILHALSRRELCVCDIAAIVAMGQSAVSHQLRLLRGARLVKYRKEGKMVWYSLDDTHISLLLAQGIEHIQHR; translated from the coding sequence ATGATACAACTGCACTATGACACAGACGTTTGCGAAGGGTTATGCGAACACGATCAGGTTGTTTGCATGGCAAAAGCTGAAATGCTTCTCGACGAAGATGCCAGGCAGATTGCCGAAACGTTTAAAATTTTAGGAGATCCCACGAGGATTAAGATTTTGCACGCCCTTTCCAGAAGGGAACTTTGCGTATGCGACATTGCCGCTATCGTTGCTATGGGACAATCGGCAGTGTCGCATCAGCTCCGACTGCTGCGTGGGGCGCGACTGGTGAAATACCGTAAAGAGGGCAAAATGGTTTGGTATTCTCTTGATGATACCCATATCTCTCTGCTTTTGGCGCAGGGGATTGAACATATTCAACATAGGTAA
- a CDS encoding YnfA family protein, which translates to MLKTTMLFIATALAEIIGCFLPYVWLRKGGPFWLLAPAAASLALFVWLLSLHPVASGRVYAAYGGIYVTTALVWLRVVDGVKLSAFDWIGAGITLLGMVIIVAGWRA; encoded by the coding sequence ATGTTAAAAACCACAATGCTATTTATAGCTACAGCTTTGGCAGAAATCATCGGTTGTTTCCTGCCCTATGTCTGGTTGCGCAAAGGCGGACCGTTTTGGTTGCTGGCGCCGGCCGCAGCAAGTCTGGCGCTGTTCGTTTGGCTGCTGAGCCTGCACCCCGTAGCCAGCGGTCGGGTGTATGCTGCTTATGGTGGGATCTATGTAACAACCGCCCTGGTCTGGCTCCGAGTGGTTGATGGGGTAAAGTTATCAGCTTTTGACTGGATTGGGGCTGGAATCACCTTGCTTGGCATGGTGATTATTGTGGCTGGATGGCGAGCATAA
- a CDS encoding metal-dependent transcriptional regulator: MKSDERIEEALEKLWEILVEDSSLGNSREKILAHTSDIPLELLLQEGLIEEVGGSLGYTASGRLAAQSAIRRHRLSERLFHDIIETSQEETMEEAACQVEHILKKGIEEEVCRLLGHPQTCPHGKPIPPGKCCLAAVKSIEQFVAPLTSMKKGEKGIIAYIKAGSKKLQKLMAMGVLPGNAIVLDSNFPSFVFSVGYSQYAVDADMAESIIVKRG, from the coding sequence ATGAAAAGCGATGAAAGAATTGAAGAAGCGCTGGAAAAATTGTGGGAAATTCTAGTAGAAGACTCCAGCCTTGGCAACAGCCGCGAAAAGATTCTTGCTCATACCTCCGATATTCCCCTCGAACTGCTTTTGCAAGAGGGCCTGATAGAGGAGGTGGGGGGCTCTCTCGGCTATACGGCCTCAGGAAGATTGGCGGCTCAGTCCGCTATCCGTCGTCATCGACTCTCGGAGCGTTTGTTCCACGATATCATTGAGACCTCCCAAGAAGAAACAATGGAAGAAGCAGCGTGCCAAGTTGAACACATACTCAAAAAAGGGATAGAAGAAGAGGTCTGCCGCCTACTGGGCCATCCGCAGACCTGCCCGCACGGAAAGCCAATTCCTCCCGGAAAGTGCTGTCTTGCTGCCGTTAAAAGCATCGAACAGTTTGTCGCCCCTTTAACTTCCATGAAAAAAGGTGAAAAAGGCATTATTGCCTACATCAAGGCCGGGTCAAAAAAACTGCAAAAGCTTATGGCTATGGGGGTATTACCCGGAAATGCCATCGTACTTGATAGTAACTTTCCCTCCTTTGTTTTTTCGGTCGGCTACAGCCAATATGCCGTCGATGCCGACATGGCGGAATCGATCATTGTAAAAAGAGGTTAA